The following proteins come from a genomic window of Takifugu rubripes chromosome 11, fTakRub1.2, whole genome shotgun sequence:
- the trim59 gene encoding tripartite motif-containing protein 59, protein METLEEDLTCSVCYSLFSDPRVLPCSHTFCKTCLDNLLQVSNNYSIWRPLRLPLKCPNCRSMVELPPTGVEALPSNVSLRAIIEKYQSDNEPRPPSCQEHHRQPLNMYCIQDRQLICGLCLTVGQHQGHPIDDLQAAFTREKRTPSLLLAKLSESRWAQVCELGEQLEQEKARCEDLLRQDRHNVSQYFHSLEVVLAKKRRACLDALDKAAGEVCRAYDPLIHKVKELQEEQLDLVSFGSLVEEEESPLVFLEKVHLFRERVEEFTACPLPSVVNMSLTPRAADFLQQHWASVSIQGLEDAPVPKVCCCARCGSIGAAVEAETGGGEPDSQGQDQDQHSKLWAVPLLGLLLLGLLWANLDGRISLAHSLSGETMACLCGTAQALYATIGSHVEIWGSYLSAVGQKSIQHLALLLDSLTPT, encoded by the exons ATGGAAACCCTGGAGGAAGACCTGACCTGCTCCGTGTGCTACTCTCTCTTCTCGGACCCGCGAGTCCTGCCCTGCTCGCACACCTTCTGTAAGACTTGCCTGGACAACTTGCTCCAAGTGTCCAACAACTATTCCATCTGGCGTCCTCTCCGCCTGCCTCTGAAATGCCCCAACTGTCGCAGCATGGTGGAACTGCCTCCGACGGGTGTGGAAGCTCTGCCCTCTAACGTGTCCCTGCGAGCCATCATTGAGAAA TACCAGAGTGACAACGAGCCACGGCCTCCTTCCTGCCAGGAGCATCACAGGCAGCCCCTCAACATGTATTGTATCCAGGATCGACAGCTCATTTGTGGCCTGTGTCTGACTGTCGGGCAGCACCAGGGACACCCCATAGATGACCTGCAGGCGGCATTCACCCGAGAAAAACGGACCCCGTCGCTACTGCTGGCCAAACTCTCTGAGAGCAGATGGGCGCAG GTATGTGAGCTCggggaacagctggaacagGAGAAGGCCCGTTGTGAGGATCTGCTGAGGCAGGACCGACACAACGTCAGTCAGTACTTTCATTCCCTGGAAGTGGTGCTGGCCAAGAAGAGACGGGCCTGCTTGGATGCGCTGGATAAAGCTGCTGGGGAAGTGTGCCGGGCCTATGATCCTCTCATCCACAAAGTGAAGGAGCTACAG GAAGAACAGCTGGACTTGGTGTCCTTTGGGTCATTAGTAGAGGAGGAAGAATCTCCCCTGGTCTTCCTGGAGAAGGTGCATCTGTTcagagagagggtggaggagtTCACCGCCTGCCCCCTGCCCTCAGTGGTAAATATGTCCCTGACGCCGCGAGCAGCcgacttcctgcagcagcattggGCCTCCGTCAGCATCCAGGGTCTGGAGGACGCTCCTGTCCCTAAAGTGTGCTGCTGTGCCAGATGTGGCAGCATCGGCGCTGCTGTGGAAGCTGAAACAGGCGGGGGTGAGCCCGACagccagggccaggaccaggaccagcacaGCAAGCTGTGGGCTGTGCCTTtactggggctgctgctgctggggctgctgTGGGCCAACCTGGACGGGAGGATTTCACTGGCGCACAGCCTGAGCGGCGAGACCATGGCGTGCCTCTGTGGCACGGCTCAGGCCCTGTACGCCACGATCGGGTCCCACGTAGAAATATGGGGCTCTTATCTGTCCGCCGTGGGCCAAAAAAGCATCCAGCATCTGGCTCTTTTATTGGATTCTCTGACTCCGACATGA